In Candidatus Zixiibacteriota bacterium, a single genomic region encodes these proteins:
- a CDS encoding glycosyltransferase family 2 protein: MSNNTVSVVVPAFNEEGNIAEFCRLFDEMTAQSKHQYELIFIDDGSVDGTFDEILKAAQKYDFIKYGRHPRNRGLTEALETGFNIATGGIYIFYPADLQYLPEDIPTLVAPIFKGADVVTGWKQGKYKKRTVSKIYNYLSRKIFGLKVHDLNSIKAFRSEVVKDIFLRRDWHRYLVVLAADKGHRIEEVKIPLYDRRWGKSKFSFWRIPIGVLDMLAVKAQISFLKKPLLFFGLFGSIFFFLGVLIGLIAIYFRFILNEGFRPLLYLVILMVGTGMGLFILGFLAEGLAALKEELGAVRRKLNDIENDIKK; the protein is encoded by the coding sequence TTGAGTAATAATACCGTCTCCGTGGTTGTCCCCGCCTTCAATGAGGAAGGGAACATAGCCGAGTTTTGTCGGCTTTTTGACGAAATGACGGCGCAATCAAAGCATCAGTATGAATTGATTTTTATCGATGATGGTTCCGTGGATGGTACTTTTGACGAAATTTTGAAGGCCGCTCAAAAGTATGACTTCATAAAATATGGGCGGCATCCGCGGAATCGCGGTCTGACGGAAGCGCTGGAGACCGGATTTAATATCGCTACCGGAGGGATATATATCTTTTATCCGGCCGACCTGCAGTATCTTCCCGAGGATATTCCGACGCTGGTGGCGCCGATATTCAAAGGGGCGGATGTGGTCACCGGATGGAAACAGGGAAAATATAAAAAGAGAACGGTATCAAAAATATACAACTATTTATCGCGGAAAATATTCGGATTGAAAGTGCATGATCTCAATTCGATCAAGGCTTTCCGGTCCGAGGTGGTGAAGGATATTTTCCTTCGCCGTGACTGGCATCGCTATCTGGTCGTACTGGCGGCCGACAAGGGTCATCGGATCGAGGAAGTCAAAATTCCACTCTATGACAGGCGCTGGGGGAAATCGAAGTTCTCATTCTGGAGAATACCGATCGGTGTCCTGGATATGCTGGCCGTGAAGGCCCAAATTTCTTTTCTCAAGAAACCGCTTCTCTTTTTCGGATTGTTCGGTTCCATTTTCTTCTTTCTGGGCGTATTGATCGGATTAATCGCCATTTATTTTCGGTTTATCCTCAACGAGGGATTTCGTCCGCTATTGTACCTGGTGATACTCATGGTCGGGACCGGCATGGGGCTTTTCATTTTGGGATTTTTAGCCGAGGGATTGGCGGCCCTGAAGGAAGAACTGGGAGCGGTGAGAAGAAAATTGAACGATATCGAGAATGATATAAAGAAATAG